A single genomic interval of Salmo trutta chromosome 13, fSalTru1.1, whole genome shotgun sequence harbors:
- the si:dkey-74k8.4 gene encoding L-asparaginase isoform X2 — MDSTQDGPDIVTKPIIILGTATRDRRFLHWVGQVLKLKWLKNKSQEEVKVMIGEMLPSFACGCVENNDFLSLQEILERMDVNCGDYDGTTPLHKACEKGRLDMVKYLMGKGASTQLKDRFGYTPLHLAIKNRHFDIIRILRLKGAPLSLELVRIGLELIKVVQNKDYQLLQAWYLSGVNLDQSDYNGRTALHIAVRLRERTMVSRLLEYGATPLERDVWGWTAVDEAQHNLPSILTLFHPFT; from the exons ATGGACAGCACACAGGACGGACCGGATATTGTCACTAAACCCATCATAATTCTGGGCACTGCTACCAGAGACAGAAGGTTTCTGCACTGGGTAGGCCAAGTGCTGAAGCTGAAGTGGCTGAAGAACAAGAGCCAAGAA GAGGTCAAAGTGATGATCGGGGAGATGCTGCCCTCCTTCGCCTGTGGATGTGTGGAGAACAATGACTTCCTCTCCCTGCAGGAGATCCTGGAGAGG ATGGATGTGAACTGTGGGGACTATGACGGCACCACCCCCCTCCACAAAGCCTGTGAGAAGGGCAGGCTGGATATGGTCAAGTACCTGATGGGTAAAGGAGCCAGCACCCAGCTCAAAGACCGCTTTGGATACACACCTCTTCACCTGGCCATCAAGAACAG GCACTTTGACATCATCCGCATCCTGCGTCTGAAGGGAGCCCCTCTGTCTTTGGAGCTTGTGAGGATCGGGCTGGAGCTGATCAA GGTTGTCCAGAACAAGGACTACCAGCTGTTGCAAGCCTGGTACCTGTCTGGAGTGAACCTGGACCAGAGTGACTATAATGGCCGTACAGCGCTGCACATTGCAGTCAGGCTGAGGGAGAGGACCATGGTGTCCAGGCTGCTGGAATACGGAGCCACCCCTCTG GAGCGTGACGTCTGGGGTTGGACTGCAGTGGACGAGGCCCAGCACAACCTGCCCAGCATCCTGACACTGTTCCACCCCTTCACTTAG
- the si:dkey-74k8.4 gene encoding L-asparaginase isoform X1: MSWEMDSTQDGPDIVTKPIIILGTATRDRRFLHWVGQVLKLKWLKNKSQEEVKVMIGEMLPSFACGCVENNDFLSLQEILERMDVNCGDYDGTTPLHKACEKGRLDMVKYLMGKGASTQLKDRFGYTPLHLAIKNRHFDIIRILRLKGAPLSLELVRIGLELIKVVQNKDYQLLQAWYLSGVNLDQSDYNGRTALHIAVRLRERTMVSRLLEYGATPLERDVWGWTAVDEAQHNLPSILTLFHPFT; this comes from the exons AGATGGACAGCACACAGGACGGACCGGATATTGTCACTAAACCCATCATAATTCTGGGCACTGCTACCAGAGACAGAAGGTTTCTGCACTGGGTAGGCCAAGTGCTGAAGCTGAAGTGGCTGAAGAACAAGAGCCAAGAA GAGGTCAAAGTGATGATCGGGGAGATGCTGCCCTCCTTCGCCTGTGGATGTGTGGAGAACAATGACTTCCTCTCCCTGCAGGAGATCCTGGAGAGG ATGGATGTGAACTGTGGGGACTATGACGGCACCACCCCCCTCCACAAAGCCTGTGAGAAGGGCAGGCTGGATATGGTCAAGTACCTGATGGGTAAAGGAGCCAGCACCCAGCTCAAAGACCGCTTTGGATACACACCTCTTCACCTGGCCATCAAGAACAG GCACTTTGACATCATCCGCATCCTGCGTCTGAAGGGAGCCCCTCTGTCTTTGGAGCTTGTGAGGATCGGGCTGGAGCTGATCAA GGTTGTCCAGAACAAGGACTACCAGCTGTTGCAAGCCTGGTACCTGTCTGGAGTGAACCTGGACCAGAGTGACTATAATGGCCGTACAGCGCTGCACATTGCAGTCAGGCTGAGGGAGAGGACCATGGTGTCCAGGCTGCTGGAATACGGAGCCACCCCTCTG GAGCGTGACGTCTGGGGTTGGACTGCAGTGGACGAGGCCCAGCACAACCTGCCCAGCATCCTGACACTGTTCCACCCCTTCACTTAG